A region of Salvia splendens isolate huo1 chromosome 17, SspV2, whole genome shotgun sequence DNA encodes the following proteins:
- the LOC121773460 gene encoding peroxidase 47-like translates to MGALNIVFGVVILIINGWMANGLSMNYYIMTCPIADIIVRNVVQTALQSDPTFAAGLIRMHFHDCFVEGCDGSVLIDSTKSNTAEKDSPVNLSLRGYEIIDAAKRALERQCPGVVSCADIVAMAARDAVFFSGGPLYEIPKGRRDGTRSQIQDTFFNLPGPSLNASGLIAAFGKRGFTAQDMVALSGAHTLGVARCSSFKPRLDAADPTIDTSFAKTLSKTCSSGDDTEQPFDLTRNTFDTNYFSALQRRAGVLFSDQTLFESPATRGLVNMYAFNRAMFNMDFQRAMIKMGLLDVKEGTNGEIRSNCHVIN, encoded by the exons ATGGGGGCTCTCAACATAGTATTTGGGGTTGTAATCTTGATTATAAATGGATGGATGGCAAATGGGTTGAGCATGAATTACTACATCATGACATGCCCAATTGCTGATATTATAGTAAGAAATGTTGTCCAAACAGCTCTGCAGTCTGATCCCACTTTTGCTGCTGGCCTTATTAGGATGCATTTCCATGACTGCTTTGTAGAG GGGTGTGATGGATCGGTACTCATCGATTCGACCAAGAGCAACACTGCAGAGAAGGACTCTCCAGTGAATTTAAGCTTGAGAGGGTATGAAATCATTGATGCTGCTAAGCGAGCATTGGAGAGACAGTGCCCTGGTGTTGTTTCTTGCGCTGATATCGTCGCCATGGCTGCAAGAGATGCTGTTTTCTTT TCAGGTGGTCCATTATATGAAATTCCTAAAGGGAGAAGAGACGGAACGAGATCTCAGATACAAGACACCTTTTTTAATTTACCCGGACCGTCCTTAAACGCTTCCGGGCTCATCGCCGCGTTTGGCAAGCGCGGCTTCACTGCCCAGGATATGGTCGCTTTATCAG GGGCGCACACGCTGGGTGTGGCCAGATGTTCGTCTTTCAAGCCCCGACTGGATGCAGCAGACCCCACTATTGATACTTCGTTCGCTAAAACCCTGTCCAAGACATGCAGCAGCGGAGATGACACGGAGCAGCCCTTTGATTTGACCAGAAACACCTTCGACACTAACTACTTTAGCGCCCTGCAGAGACGCGCAGGGGTCCTCTTCTCCGACCAGACACTGTTTGAATCTCCTGCAACTCGAGGGCTCGTCAATATGTATGCCTTCAACAGAGCCATGTTTAACATGGATTTCCAGCGTGCCATGATTAAAATGGGACTGTTAGATGTCAAGGAAGGCACCAATGGAGAGATCCGAAGTAATTGTCACGTCATCAATTGA